In the genome of Thalassophryne amazonica chromosome 6, fThaAma1.1, whole genome shotgun sequence, the window ctaatggaaatgggatttacatacagaaaagctaaacgaaaggcatcattaacacctaaacagaaaaaaaacaaggttacaatgggctaaggaaaagcaatcgtggactgtggatgactggatgaaagtcatattcagtgatgaatctcaaatctgcattgggcaaggtgataatgctggaacttttgtttggtgcctttccaatgagatttataaagatgactgcctgaagagaacatgtaaatttccacagtcattgatgatatggggctgcatgtcaggtaaaggcactggggagatggctgtcattacatcatcaataaatgcacaagtttacgttggtaTTTTGGACaagtgaaaggatgtttgggcatgatgaaatcatttttcaagatgataatgcatcttgccatagagcaaaaactgcgaaaacattccttgcaagaagacacgtagggtcaatgtcaacgagcagatctgatttgatgcaggtgttagttttgaggatgaaaatttacagggtgattccataattttttcctcagaattgagtgattccatatttttttccagtaaccgttactgactgccataatatttttttcttgatttcttatagtgtttcttaaagccagaaagttgccatttgaaatgactttagttttgtgtcatgtctgtgatctgctttttttctacaaaattaaacaactgaatgaacatcctccgaggccgctcattccataatttttgccaggggttgtaggtccgACACGTTTCCACTGCTTCCTTCCAGATGTCACAGGTGTTTAGAGGAACGGGCCTTCGTTGACTTGTTGAGCTGCTGTTTCTCATTGCAGTGAAGATCCACCAGGCTCATGCAGCTTGATTTCATTTTACAGTTTTGGCTGCAGCAAAGACTGGCATTCCTCCTCAAGTACTCATATCCTTGCCCTCATCAGTTGTGAAGAAAGCCAATACCTGTATCTCCTCACCAGTCCATCTGGTGCCTCTGTAACCTATATTCTCTTTCAGTTCTTGTGCTGTTGCTCTCGATTCACTAGGCTGGCTTGGCAGTTGTTGCTTGTTGTCATCTTCTCCGGCTTGAGTAAACGACTAATCAGCCTCAACCTTTTCCCAACAGTTTTTCAGGGTCACTTAGTACCTACCCCCAGGGCAAGGGACCTATAACCCAAAAAGGCCCTGAAGGTCTTAGACCCACTAAAATGCCCTGTGGGTTCCTGCAGTAGAAACAGGCATATAAACAGTCAAACCCATTCACACCTATGATCAGCTTATAGGGACCAGTTCctctgacctgcatgtctttgtgtgTGCTTTGGTATGTTCATGTTCACTTGGTTGTGTTTGCCGTCTATTATTACATTCTGCTGTGAAGACCCCAGTGTGCTGGTTGGTGCCCACTGCATTATTTCATTGCTTCAGTGtcattattctgccttacagaaacctggttacagcaggatgaatatgttagtttaaatgagtcaacacccccgagtcacactaactgccagaatgctcgtagcacgggccgaggaggaggattggcagcaatcttccactccagcttattaattcatcaaaaacccagacagagctttaattcatttgaaagcttgactcttagtcttgtccatccaaattggaagtctcaaaaaccagttttatttgttgttatctatcgtccacctggttgttactgtgactttctctgtgaattttcagaccttttgtctgacttagtgcttagctcagataagataattatagtgggcgattttaacatccacacagatgctgagaatgacagcctcaacactgcatttaatctattattagactcaattggctttgctcaaaatgtaaatgagtccacccaccactttaatcatatcttagatcttgttctgacttatggtatggaaattgaagacttaacaatattccctgaaaactcccttctatctgatcatttcttaataacatttacatttactctgatggactacccagcagtggggaataagtttcattacactagaagtctttcagaaagcgctgtaactaggtttaaggatatgattccttctttatgttctctaatgccatataccaacacagtgcagagtagctacctaaactctgtaagtgagatagagtatcttgtcaatagttttacatcctcattgaagacaactttggatgctgtagctcctctgaaaaagagagctttaagtcagaagtgcctgactccgtggtataactcacaaacgcgcagcttaaagcagataacccgtaagttggagaggaaatggcgtctcactaatttagaagatcttcacttaacctggaaaaagagtctgttgctctataaaaaaagccctctgtaaagctaggacatcttactactcattactaattgaagaaaataagaacaaccccaggtttcttttcagcactgtagcaaggctgacaaagagtcagagctctattgagccgagtattcctttaactttaactagtaatgacttcatgactttctttgctaataaaattttaactattagagaaaaaattactcataaccatcccaaagacgtatcgttatctttggctgctttcagtgatgccagtatttggttagactctttctctctgattgttctgtctgagttattttcattagttacttcatccaaaccatcaacatgtctattagaccccattcttaccaggctgctcaaggaagccctaccattatttaatgcttcaatcttaaatatgatcaatctacctttattagttggctatgtaccacaggcttttaaggtggcagtaattaaaccattacttaaaaagccatcacttgacccagctatcttagctaattataggccaatctccaaccttccttttctctcaaaaattcttgaaagggtagttgtaaaacagctaactgatcatctgcagaggaatggtctatttgaagagtttcagtcaggttttagaattcatcatagtacagaaacagcattagtgaaggttacaaatgatcttcttatggcctcagacagcggactcatctctgtgcttgttctgttagacctcagtgctgcttttgatactgttgaccataaaattttatcacagcgattagagcatgccataggtattaaaggcactgcgctgcggtggtttgaatcatatttatctaatagattacaatttgttcatgtaaatggggaatcttcttcacagactaaggttaattatggagttccacaaggttctgtgctaggaccaattttattcactttatacttgcacatgcttcccttaggcagtattattagacagcattgcttaaattttcattgttacgcagatgatacccagctttatctatccatgaagccagaggacacacaccaattagctaaactgcaggattgtcttacagacataaagacatggatgacctgttgggaaagtgtaagtacacggacccacaacagggggcgcaaatgaacggacaatggaataggtcaaataacacactttactgttgtgaatatgcacaacaagtacaacagattacaataatggacaaagtcaaattcacacaggtgtcgtgtgggcaggctcgaagataggagacgcctctccaaagtagaaccggaaccacacggtttcctccgccaccagaccccgggaatactggagccgccaagtcccgaactcccaggtggccactgcctccgcgtgtcggacctggtactgctggcgaggaataaagaacaattaaaggagggcgcgttcgcacccaggaatccgaacggcaggtaagctacctccacctctcgttgggaagttctctcagagcaatgcacaaagtcacaaagatcactgtcaaacagttagctgagtacgttaccttctcggtagaaacgatatctcggcaaagaggtggagacatcgtcctgctgatatactcctgccgatcagatgattggtaacagctgttgcaggtgatgcgtgacagctgtcaccctggctgctcctgtgaggcggctgcgccctctggtgcctggagcccgcactccagacagggcgccctctaggtggtgggccagcagtacctcctcttctggcggcccacacaacaggacccccccctcaacgggcgcctcctggcgcccgaccaggcttgtccgggtggcggcggtagaaatcggccaggagggccgggtccaggatgaagctcctcttcacccaggagcgttcttcaggtccgtacccctcccagtccaccaaatactggaagccccggcccatcctacggacatccaagagccggcgcacagtccaagccggctcgccatcgatgatccgggcaggaggtggtgccggaccgggagtacagagtggtgaggtgtgatggggcttaatccgggacacgtggaaaacgggatggatccgcagtgaggccggaagctggactgagtaccttgatgatcttgaacggaccggacaactgccatggttcttcgcacccctggatgacaggagagcttagagccgtgacagaagtccaagactgcagccctagcttctggtgggacgtagagtctgttcttcggcccagtcccggggtccgggcttcgtgccagggcctcccggacggttctctctacgtcccaggtgagggtggccacgatagtggactccgggatgatgggttccggtggatccgacaactccgttttgacttcatcttcatgtacccgggacaaggcatccgatttctggttcttggtcccgggacggtaggtgatccggaagtcaaaacggccgaagaacagtgaccagcgggcttgcctggggttcagccgcttggtggtcctgatatactccaggttccggtggtcagtgaaaaccgtgaatggcacggacgttccctccaacagatgtctccactcttcaagagcctctttcaccgcaaggagttctcgattgccgacgtcatagttccgttcggccggggtcaacctgcgggaaaaataggcacacgggtgaaggaccttatcggtcttcccgctctgggaaagcacagctcctatccctgagtccaaggcgtccacttcaaccactaactggcgactaggatcgggctgcaccagaatgggtgcagacgagaagcgccgtttcaactccttgaacgcggcatcgcaacgatccgaccaggtgaaggggacttttggtgaggtcagggctgtcagggggctaactacctgactgtagcccttaatgaacctcctgtagaaatttgcaaagccgaggaactgttgcagcttcctacggctagtgggttggggccagtctctcaccgccgcaaccttggccggatcaggagcgacggagttgggggagatgatgaaccccaggaaggacaaagaagtgcggtgaaactcgcacttctcgcccttcacaaacagccggttctccaacaaccgctgcaggacctgacgtacatgccggacatgagtctcaggatccggagaaaagatgaggatatcgtctagatatacgaagacgaattggtgcaggaaatcccgcaagacatcattaaccaatgcttggaacgtcgcgggggcgtttgtgaggccgaacggcatgaccaggtactcaaagtgacctaacggggtgttaaatgccgtcttccactcgtctcccttccggatccgaaccaggtgatacgcattcctaaggtctagcttcgtgaatatttgggctccatgcaggggtgtgaacactgaatccaacaagggcaatgggtatcggttacgaaccgtgatttcgttcagcccccggtaatcaatgcatggacgtagtccgccatccttttttcccagaaaaaagaaacctgcacccatcggggaagtggaattccggatcaacccggcagctaaagagtcccggatgtaggtctccattgattcgcgctcaggtcgtgagaggttgtacagcctgctggacgggaactcaacgcctggaaccaaatcaatggcacaatcgtacggactgtgggggggaagggtgagcgccagatccttactgaacacatctacaaggtcatggtactccaccggcaccgttccctagattgggcgggactctgacctcctccttagcctgggaaccgggaggaaccgaggaacctaaacatacccgatggcaggtctcgctccactgaaccactaccccggacggccaatcgatccggggattgtgttttaacatccaggggaaccctaaaatcacacgggaggtagcaggagtcacaaaaaactcgatctcctcccggtgatttcctgacaccaccagagttacaggtggtgtcttatgtgtgattggagggagtagggagccatctagtgcccgcacctgcacaggcgaggtaagcgccaccagagggagccctatctcccgggcccatctgctgtctaccagtgctggggccttcagggttaaatcctcataaaggattgtaactgggagtcgtgtggcaatgtgggtgtgtcccacgtgaatgtctcggcccacccctagcccagtctctaggggcaggcgttggtgtttaaccgctcggggcagtctcttacctgatgctcgatcgagccacaaacaaaacacgctccgcgggccagcctcctctgtctatctggcgccctaaatgtggccctgctcgtgtccatagcttcgtcagcagggggagctgtaaccacacggagcgtaggggccgtggagcgtggggagggcgggacgcggtcggaaccggaagggagagggacggcgcgagcccggccacgcccttcgtctcgttcccgacggcgttcttctaaccgattgtctaatcgtataaccagatcaataagcccatctaaatctcgcggttcgtccttagccaccaggtgctcctttaggaccaacgatagtccgtttacaaatgcggcgcggagggcagtgttattccagccggacctcgcagccgcgatgcggaagtcgactgaataagcagctgcgctccggcgcccctgtctcattgacagcagcacggctgaagcggtctctcctctatttgggtgatcgaacactgttctgaactccctcacaaacccatcatatatcagaaggagccgtgaattttgctcccaaagcgctgtagcccaagcgcgtgcctcaccgcgaagcaggtttattacataagctatcttgctagcatcagtcgcgtacatgacaggacgctgtgcgaagacgagcgaacactgcataagaaagtccgcgcacgtctccacacaacccccgtacggctctggagggcttatgtatgcttcaggggaaggtgggaggggtcgttgaacgacctgtggaacgtcactgttacgcacaggatcgacaggagggagagccgcagcagcgccctgagggcgcgcttccacctgtgcggcgagagcctccaccctgcggttaaggaggatgttctgctcggttattaaatccaaccgagccgtgaaagcggtgaggatccgctgcaactcaccgaccattcctcctgcggacgcctgtgcgccctgttcttccattggccgttcaacagccggttgacgcccctcgggatccatgacgttggccgagatatcctgttgggaaagtgtaagtacacggacccacaacagggggcgcaaatgaacggacaatggaataggtcaaataacacactttactgttgtgaatatgcacaacaagtacaacagattacaataatggacaaagtcaaattcacacaggtgtcgtgtgggcaggctcgaagataggagacgcctctccaaagtagaaccggaaccacacggtttcctccgccaggTTCAAAAGCACGTCCCGGAACTCTGTCGTCACTCCAGGGTGAGACGGTGCGACATGTACAGATGGAACAGACTGCACGTTAGCAGGGCTGCACTCATGAATGTTGCTGTCATGCAGACCTGGAACCTACACTCATAACACGGAGACCAACAAGAAGGTGAGCTGGCCCATGTGCTTTGGGCGTCCAGACTGGTCCAAGGTGTCTCAGCTGAAGAATACTCACTTCAAGTGAAGGTGAGTGAAGCAAAACTTTTGATGAACGTTGTTGACATTTTGTCTTTGAGATTAGGAGGCACTGAAAACGACTTTGATCGTGTGTGATGGATTATCTGACAGTGAGAGGCAGCTTTTAACTCCTCATGATCCTTACATTACACACATTTTAAACCTTTTATTgatgtaatttttagccaaaataTTATTTGCAGTGTTTGAATGTTAAATGtgatttatatatacatatatatgtatatatatatatatatgtgtgtgtgtgtgtatatgtttataTCTCTCTTCTTTTGAAgactaaataaatgaaattttaCACAGAATACTGAAAATATCTGGATTTCCTAGAAATCAAAACACAAGCAAAAACTGCACTTTGCTCTTTTGCACTTGTGAATCTTGCGGTCCGTGACACACGTGACAGGTCAGCTTTAGCAGAGATCTGGTGTCGCAGCCCGaacagtccgccctgcctccactgcacatacgTTATTTTGGACCTCAACAGTTCATCTGAGttggtctcttcacccaaagggatcaaatggattaatgtgattattaaccattagatgataACAGTAAAACCTTGATAACAGTAATAACCTGATAACagtaaaatcattctaaagtcagttttaagcagaaacaaggtgatacttTGTGACATTTTGAAGTGACgacacgcagtgaacacatcagctagcagctcgtgtagctgcggcgctctgatcgcttcctccctcttttatgatgaaataatgctgaagtcACGTGtagatgattgttgtacaaaagcttcagatatctgtcgctgagatagatggtaactggagtgcagtttgaagcagaaacggggtgttaatctgtgaactgcggctaatgatgtatgcgcagtgaaggcagggcggaccagtttttagtggggaccgttcggtcggcgacaccggtttAAGGCACAATGTAAACATACTTCACAAAGTATGGACAACAACACAacattggggcacagcagaagttcatcacaggtgctccaCCTCTTCTAGATGacactctcaacttgggagaacatgtcatcatcataatcactcgtgaactcgctgaatcagaactatccacatccttgctagccattgtttacatggctttgaaatgccGGAACTCTACTGGTgccacagtgcattctgggaagcgcagggggattatgggaaacattaaattacagaataacaataataatagtacacAACATCCATTGATTTTcacacccacttattccagttataaGTCATGggcgggctggagcctatcgcagcagtcacagggtgtgaggcaggttacaccctggacaggacactggtctgtcgcagggccacatacagtcagacagacacacacacctatggacaatttaaagtttccaatccacctaatttgCATGTCTTgcatgctggaggtttcttcctgttaaaagggagtttttccttcccactgtagccaagtgcttgctcacagggggtcgttttgaccgttggggttttacataattattgtatggccttgccttacaatataaagcgccttggggcaactgtttgttgtgatttggcactatataaaaaaattgattgattgattgattgatgtctttggatgtgggaggaagccggagcgcaGAGGGAATCCACacgaacactgggagaacatgtaaactccacacagaaaggccacaaggtgggaatcgatcccatgaccttcttgctgtgaggcaatagtgctaaccactaaaccaccatgctgctacGTACACAACatccacaaaaatcccaaattaaagagctggtaatacagaaaaaaaaacttgtggctcttttttttccctcccctaTGTTGGCTTTGTACATTATTTTGTTAAgttataaattatacaaaaaaatgaCTACAAAACTTTAAAAATGAAATCTGATCGTATTTTTTAAACTATGGGTTATTTTCATTTCAATCACAtaccatttgttttgttttttccttcagttAAACTGTGATAAAGAGTTCGTGAACTACAAGAACAGACTGGCTTAACTGAGTTTGTACTACGAACCGATGACAGAAAACCAACCAGGTCAGTGACACAGGACCGAGGAAACAAAACAATGTTCAACACAAGTTCATCTGCTTGCAGTTTACTCTATCATCTAACTGCTATTTAAGATCATTTTTGAAGttcttttaaaaatgtgttttgatCTCATAAATCTAAATACTTTCTTCAGCAGCTTTCAGGTTCTGATCTTGTGCCCATGCATATTGATATGGACTTGTGATACATCAAATATGTGAGGGGAAAATCAAAACGTTGGTAAAATATTAATTTCAGCTCACGgttcaacatacagtagtgttcagaataatagtagtactatgtgactaaaaagattaatccaggttttgagtatatttcttattgttacatgggaaacaaggtaccagtagattcagtagattctcacaaatccaacaagaccaagcattcatgatatgcacactcttaaggctatgaaattgggctattagtaaaaaaaaaaaaaaaaagtagaaaagggggggttcacaataatagtagtttgccattcagtcagtgagttcatcagttttgtggaacaaacaggtgtgaatcaggtgtcccctatttaaggatgaagccagcacctgc includes:
- the LOC117511547 gene encoding LOW QUALITY PROTEIN: protein pitchfork-like (The sequence of the model RefSeq protein was modified relative to this genomic sequence to represent the inferred CDS: inserted 1 base in 1 codon; substituted 1 base at 1 genomic stop codon); amino-acid sequence: MSAVPPRRGAFGSCQRKLAPDHFAADWFGNQTSRQRESIDGPGCYDNHEVCNAFKSTSRNSVVTPGPGTYTHNTETNKKVSWPMCFGRPDWSKVSQXEEYSLQVKLNCDKEFVNYKNRLAXLSLYYEPMTENQPGQ